The sequence GAATATAACACGCTTGGTGGTTTAACCAGTATATGTTTGCATTGCAatgctaaacattttaaatgtgaaaaggtAACTTTccattattgaaaaactttggtaaacttgataaagaaaaattttttatagggaAGAAATCAATTCCTTACATGCTGCCACGGTGGGAAAGTGCAGATACCGATACCTCGCATACCTGATTTTTTGgaaagggtttttgaaaataatttgaactctTTCCGGTCCCATTACTTAGAGAATATAAGACAAATAAATAGCTCATTCGCTTTTGCATCTTTTGAAGCTAAAATTGTAGAGCCACCAGGACGTGGCCCTTATTGTTTTCGGATACATGGATCAATTTACCATCGAGTGGGTCCTCTTCATGCTAATAATGATTCAAACTCATTATACGCACAGCTTTATATACTTGATACTGACCAAGCCACTGACATTCGACTACAAAGGAATGCAAATTGCGATAGTTCCTTGATGAAATGCCTACACGAGATGATATCAACCGTGAATCCCTTAGCCCGTCAGTATAAATTGATGGCACAAGTTGAACGCGAGGAGGAACAGAGGGCACGACAGGCAAATCGAGTTCCGCACAAagtgagcatgattttcttcagtAGTCATGCGAATCGGCGTTATAATTTGCCTAACTGCTCAGAAATTGCAGCCGTTTTCACAACTGAGGATGGTGAACCACCGGCAAGCCGTGATTTAAGAGTATTTTCTCACAGCTCAGAAACACAGTATTGCACCACGATTTCAACTTTACATAGATTATGCGATCCCTTGGTTTACCCTCTTTTATTTCCCTATGGTGAGCCAGGATACGACGAAGCACTACTACATGAGCAAGAATACAGAACAAGTCGCAGGTTCAGGGTCACACAGTTGCAATTCGTTGGATATCGAATGGCGATTCAAGAAGGTTTCAGCTTACTTCATGCTTCAGGTAAACTTTGGCAACAATATTTAGTTGATCAGTACGTTAGAATAGAGGGTGCAAGGTTGGCGTTTTTGCGTAATCACCAACATCAGCTTCGAGTTGAAACATATGCTGGCTTACACGATTATGTTATGCGTCAAGAAGAACTAGAAAATGCACGCCCTGGTCGCATTGTCGTTCTGCCTTCCAGTTTTCCAGGTTCACCTCgcaatatgaatatgcattaccAAGATGCCATGGCTATTGTTAGAAAACATGGAAAGCCGTCACTTTTCATAACTTTTACCTCTAATCCAAAATGGCCTGAGATAACTCAAAACATTGAACAGTATCAAGTACCCCAAATGCGTCCTGAGTTAATAGCGcgagtttttaagcaaaaactaaaagatcttttaaatgatatttcaaaaaagcatGTATTTGGAAGGatgaaatattttccatacgtaatagaatttcaaaaaagaggtctaccgcatgcacatattttggtTACTCTTCATGACGCAGATACCATTATTGATACTTCTATTAAGACTTGGCTGTTTGTGCTGAAATTCCGAATAAAGAAACTGAGCCTGAACTTcatgaaattgttttaaaatgtatGGTGCATGGTCCATGTGGCCCACTTAATCCTTCATCGCCTTGCATGTCTGAATCTGgagaatgcacaaaaaaatatccaaaactatTTCAAGAAGTTACTTTGCAAGATGTCAATGGGTATCCCCAGTATCGTCGCCGCGATGACGGGAGCAAAGTTTTAGTTCGAGTCAatcaaaaccaaattgaattaGATAATCGATGGATCGtaccatataataaatacttaacaaaaaaatacgccgCTCAATGTTGAAATATGTTCTTAAATCAAAAGTGTTaagtacctacataaatatatctataaagGATATGATTGTATAAGTATTCAGATCATTGAACAACCTGTTAGTAACTGCATTAATTTTGATGAGATAACGACTTCCGCCGTCAAACGAAAGCTATTAGTGGATAACTCGGAATGGGTTGCTGTTTTGACAGAAGTTTCtaccttcaaaatgccctcaCAGTTGAGACATATTTTTGCCATGATTTGCGTGTTTGGAGAACCTACTTCGCCCCTTGAACTTTGGAcaacatttaaagaatattttattgaagattTTGTAAGAGATAATAATGTAGTAGAAAGTGAAATATTGGCGTTGCgggaaattaatcaaattttactTTCCCACAATACATCTTTAAATCATTTTGGTTTGCCGGAAGTTTCTTTTGCAGACAACCTTACAACTTTAACAACTGACAAACATTAAAAGATCAGCTTAAtcgagaacaaaaacacatttttgacgAAGTATGTACAATGCTAAATGATGAGGGCATATCTGTTAAAGCTGTTTTTATTGATGGACCTGGTGGctctggaaaaacatttctatataaAACTCTTACTCACTATATTCGTGGTATTGGAGAAACAGTGATTACCGTAGCTTGGACAGGTATAGCTTCAATTTTGTTGCCAGGCGGGCGAACTGCTCACagcgtttttaaatttcccaTACCGTTGACTGAATCGTCAGTTTCTTTGGTAAAACCAAACACTAAAGTTGGTCAGGCATTAAAGGCAGCAAAAGCTATTATTTGGGATGAAGCTAGCATGGTACCTGGCAGAGCTCTGTTGTGTTTAGATCGTCTTTTGCGCGATATTCACCAAAATGAGACGCCTTTTGGTGGGAAAATCATTATTCTGGGTGGAGACTTTAGGCAAGTTTTGCCTGTGGTACCGAGAAGTACGTGAACTGGCATAATTGATAATTGTTTAAAACGTTGCtctttgtggaatttttttaaatcatttaagctCACAATCAATATGCGTACTCAAGAATCCGactattgtaattttcttttgcgcaTAGGACACGGCGAAGGGCAAGACAATGCATCAAGAGTAAAAATTCCTgatcaaattcttttaaaaaacggaaacctcattgactgggttttccaaccaaataatggaataatagaaattgataatttaaaagaccGAGCCATATTATGTCCAAAAAATGATCAATGTGCCATCATAAACTCGAGTATAGTCGATATGCTACCTGGTCAAGAGCGCACATATCTCAGCGCTGATACGATTGTTTCACAAGATTCACAAGATCAGGTAAGATTCCCAGTGGAATTTTTACACTCCCTCAATTTTAGTGGAACTCCGCCGCATaagcttcaattgaaaattggaacagtgataatgttgattcgcaatttaagcccagcagaaggattggtgaatggcacacgacttatcGTAAAAGAAATGCATTCGAATTGCTTGCACGCGGAAGTGTTATGCGGAGAggctcagggaaggcgatttctattgcctcgtataaatttgcagccgagcgaaaccacacttccCTTTACGTTGAAGCGTCGCCAATTTCCAATTATAATAGCTTTCGCCATAACTATAAATAAGGCCCAGGAgcaaacattatcaagggtggcgcttcatttaaaggaggattgctttgcccacggccaactttatgttgcgttaagccgggttagatcctgggaaaatatacgcgttcaaatgggcaataacgaaaacttcacgttgaatgtagtttataatgaagtaatttaaaaaagaaccaaattttaaaaatgttataggcatgcataagttcttacataggtattacatatgaataaaaatatacacttttctaatcatcataacttttaatatataaaagtgtcacatatgctgtttactttccgtgggaaaaaagcccacccgattttcgggggttacatactagtcttctatagtattattttaaaacatggcgct comes from Anastrepha obliqua isolate idAnaObli1 chromosome 6, idAnaObli1_1.0, whole genome shotgun sequence and encodes:
- the LOC129250511 gene encoding uncharacterized protein LOC129250511, yielding MLPGQERTYLSADTIVSQDSQDQVRIHASTSTYKKALDPAFNAEYNTLGGLTSICLHCNAKHFKCEKGRNQFLTCCHGGKVQIPIPRIPDFLERVFENNLNSFRSHYLENIRQINSSFAFASFEAKIVEPPGRGPYCFRIHGSIYHRVGPLHANNDSNSLYAQLYILDTDQATDIRLQRNANCDSSLMKCLHEMISTVNPLARQYKLMAQVEREEEQRARQANRVPHKVSMIFFSSHANRRYNLPNCSEIAAVFTTEDGEPPASRDLRVFSHSSETQYCTTISTLHRLCDPLVYPLLFPYGEPGYDEALLHEQEYRTSRRFRVTQLQFVGYRMAIQEGFSLLHASGKLWQQYLVDQYVRIEGARLAFLRNHQHQLRVETYAGLHDYVMRQEELENARPGRIVVLPSSFPGSPRNMNMHYQDAMAIDTAKGKTMHQE